From the Kallotenue papyrolyticum genome, the window TGGCGGCGCGCGGCCAGGTGCAGCTCGGCGTTACTGGCCAGTGCGGCGCAGCCCACTGCGCGGCGCTGCCCGTTGATCGCTTCGAGCGCTTCACGTTCCGCGGCGCTCCAGCTCTGCTCCGTTGCCGTGCTGTTGACGATCTGCGGCAAAAACAGCTTACGACTGCCAGAGATCTCGGCGAACGCCGTGTCGCTTCCGACATGGGGGAGTCCCAGCCCCAGGGCCAGACTCAGTCCCAGGGCGGCAACCAGGCCGGCGTGAGCAGATCGACACATGGCGATTGCTCCTTTCTCCGGTTTGTTGGGTGTCAGTGTACCAGGCTACGCGCATGGCGCAAGCGCTCCGGCGTTCCTGTCTGCGTCAGGCAGAAGGGCTAGCCTATCTCGGACCGGATGGGGGAGGGGCTAGCGGTGGCGTGGCGTTCGGGCGAGCGCACCAGATCGACCAGCGCGCGCGTTTCGCGCGTTGGGGCGCTGGTGAGCTGGCTGACCAGCCAGGTGACGAGCAGGTTGATCGGCAGGCCCCAAATGCCGGCGGCGCGATCGCCGATGCCTAGCACGGCCAGATCGGGATCGAGCAGCGTTGTCAGCATATAGCTCAGCGTCACCGCCAGGCCGGCCAGCATGCCGGCAACCGCGCCTTTGCCGTTGGCGCGCTTCCAGAAGATGCCCAGCACCAGCGCCGGAAAGAGCGTGGCCGTCGCCAGGCTGAAAGCCCAGGCCACCATCTGCTCGATGATCCCCAGGCGGCGCAGCGCGGTGAGGGCCGCCAGCGTAGCGGCCAGCAGCACCATGCTGCGTCCCAGCAGCAGCCGCCGGCGCGCGCTGGCGCGCGGGTTGTAGGTGCGGTAGTAGAGATCGTGCGCCACCGCCGCGGCGATGACCATCAACAGGCCGTCGGCGGTGGAGAGCGCCGCGGCCAGGCCTCCTACCGCCACCAGCGCGGTGATGGTGTGGGGCAGCTCGCCCATCTGCGGCGCGGCCAGCACGATCACCCCCTCGCGGATCTCCAGTTCGTCGGGCTGCACGCGGCCATCACGGTTGCGATCCTCCACGCGCAGGTAGCCGACGCGCTCCCAGTGGCCGATCCAGGCCGGCAGCTCGCTCAGGCGCCGGCCGATCACATCGGTGAGCATCTCGCGGCGGGCAAAGGCGGCATAGGCCGGGATGGCGCTGTACAGTAGCACAATCGTAAGAATGCCCCAACTGACGCTGCGCCGCGTCGCGCCGACGCTGGGCGTAGTCAGGCAGCGCGCCAGCAGATGTGGCAGGCCGGCGGTGCCCATCATCAGACACAGCGCCAGCGCGATGAAGTTGGCGCGCGTCCAGTCGTTGAAGGGCGCGACATACGCGTCGCTCAGGCCCAGGCGCCCTTCCAGCGCGGCGATCTCGTTCAGCGCGCGGCCATAGGTCAGTTGTGGCAGCGGCATGCCGGTGATGCGGTGGGCCAGCCAGGTAACCGGCACCAGGTAGGCGATCAGGAGGATGATACACTGCGCCACCTGCGTCCAGGTGATGGCGCGCATGCCGCCCCAGAAGGAGCAGAACAGCACCGCCGAAAGCCCGACCAGCACGCCCAGCAGGTAGCGTACGTCCAGGAACTGACTCATGATGATCCCGACGCCGGTGACCTGCGCGGTCAGGTAGGTGAAGCTGATCACAATCGACAGGATCGCGGCGACGATGCGCGCCTGCGGTCCATAGCGCGCGCCGATAAAGTCGGGCACGGTGTACTGTCCGAAGCGGCGCAGATAGGGTGCGATCAACACGGCCAGCAGCACGTAGCCGCCGGTCCAGCCCATGACGTAGGCCAGCCCTTCGTAGCCCAGGCGCCACAGCGTGCCGGCCAGCGCCACAAAGGTGGCCGCGCTCATCCAATCTGCGCCGATCGCCAGGCCGTTGATGAGGGGCGGTACGCGTCGTCCGGCGACGTAGTATTCGGCCAGGGTATGCGAGCGGCTGCGCAGGCCGATGACGGCATAGGTCAGCAGCGTCACCAGCAGCAGCAGCCAGCTACTGGCCTGCGGTGGCAGCCAGCCCCACGTTTCCAGCAGCACCAGCGCGATCAACAGACCGCCGAAGGCCAGTGTCAGCCCGACCAGCCGCCGCCAGTTGGTCACGCTGTGGCGCGACTGGTCACCGGCGTCGTAGCGCCGGTCCAGTCGTGCCGCCAACCGATCGTAGCCGATGATCAGCAACACAAAGATCGCCAGCGCGCCTTGGGCGCTCAAGAGGTAGCCTAGTGGAAAGCCGGCCAGCCGGACGCGGTTGAGCGGTGCGGCGAACAGCGGCGGCAGCAGCACGGTCGCGCCCCAGATCAGCAGCAGCGCGGCGCTCAGCGTGATCTGCGCGCGCCAGTAGCGGCGCAGACGCTCCGGCGGCAGGGGCAGCTCTTCCTGCGGCGCTGCGCCGGCGGCGCGCGGCAGGATCGGCACGGGCAGAAATACCCGGCTCGCGCTTGGTCGCAGTGCAGTGTCGCCCAGCTCATCCGAACGGCGCGTATCGATCAGCGGAAACAACCAGTTCAGCAGCAGCAGCCCCGCCGTGACCGTGGCGCCGATCAGCAGGATCAGCATGAACAGCCCTTCGCCGCTCATGCCACCGTCACCAGGACATCGTCGGTCACCAGCGCCGGCAGCGTCAGATGAAAGGCTGCGCCGGTGCCCGGCCCATCGCTTTCGGCCCAGATCTCGCCGCCGTGGGCGTGCACCAGGTGGCGTGCGATCGTCAGCCCGATGCCGGTGCCGCCGCTGGAGCGCGTGCGCGATTTGTCCACACGGTAGAAGCGTTCGAAGAGATGGGGTAGATGCTCCGGAGCGATGCCGATGCCCGTGTCGCGCACCGTGATCTGCACCGCGCCTTCAAGTGGCCGCGCGCTGATCGTGATCGTGCCCCCGACGGGGGTGTAGCGCAGGGCATTGCCCAGCAGGTTGAGCAGAATCTGCGAGAGACGGTCGGGATCGGCCCAGATCGGCGGCAGGTCGCGCGGCAGATCGACCACCAGCCGCAGGTGCTGCGCCTCGCATAGCGGCATGATCTGCTCACTCACCGCCGTGACGACATCGGCCAGGGCCAGCATGCGTGGTCGCACCTGGATCTCGCCGGCTTCGATGCGCGACAGCAGCGCCAGTTCGTTGACCAGCCGTTGCAGGCGCGCCGATTCGCGCAGCACCAGCGAGTAGGTGCGCGGACCGGGCTGGATCATGCCGTCGAGCAGGCCCTCCATGTAGCCTTCGATAGTGGTGAGCGGTGTGCGCAGCTCGTGGGCCACGTCGGCGATCAGCGCCATGCGGCGGCGTTCGGTATGCTCCAGGGCTTCGGCCAGTTGGTTGATGCTGCGGCTCAGCTCGGCCAGCTCATCGTCCGAGGGCAGCACTGTGCGCTCGTGGTAGGAGCCCTGCGCCATGCGCCGGCTGACCTGTGAGATCACCTGCAGCGGCTGCACGATGCGGTGCGACACAAACAGGCTGACGATCACCGCCGCGCCCAACGCGGCAAAGGCGGCGACCAGCAGCGATTGTTCCAGGATGGACTGGAAGGCAGCGGCGTTGGGTGCATGTGCTGGTGGCGCCTCATCCAGCGCCAATGGTTGACCGGAGAGCGTTGCGTCGGGCGGGGCAAAGCTGGTGCTCGCCAGAAAGCGCGCCGTGAGCAGCAGCACAACCACGGCGATCACGATGATCAACAGATGCGAGATGAACAGCTTCCAGCGCAGGGTGCGCAACACGTTCATAGGCGGCCCTGGAGTGGTGGCTGGGTTAAAAGATAGTATAGCAGAGGCGCAAAGCCTCAGGGAGCGCTGGCGCCGGGCTCAGGGCACGCCGGCGCGGGCGTATGCTTGGACGGCCCAGTAGATCGCTTTGGGTGTGCCATCGGCGGCGACGAAGTTGTAGTTGTCGTGGTAGGTGTGCGTGATGGGGCCGCGGAACTGCCACAGACAGACGGCCATGACGTCGTCCCAGGCTGCGGCCAGGCGGTAGGCATCCACCGTCCAACGCAGCCGATCGGCGGGGCTGACCGCGCCATGCCAGCGCGGGTGGTCGTTCCAGCCGCCCTCGGTGATCACCAGCGGTTGGGCCAGGCCGCGCGCGCGCAGCAGATCGCGATAGACCTCTACGCGGCGGAAGTTGACGCGATCGGGGTGGGGCGGCTCGTCCGCGGGCGCCTGCGCGCCATAGGCATGCACCGCCAGCACATCAAAGGGCGCGCCGGCGTCCAGCATGGCGCGCAGATAGGCCAGATCATCCATGCGCGTGCCGGGGACATCCGCGCCGGGCGAGAGCGCGCCGGCGGCGATCAGCATGGTGGGATTGGCCTGTTTGACCGCCGGATAGACGCGCTTGAGCAGCGCGGCATAGGCCTGCGGGTCGGGCGGACGCGAGCCCCATTCAAAGACCAGGTTGGGCTCGTTCCAGATCACGATCATGGGTACCTGGTCGCGGTAGCGTGCGGCGAAGGCGGCGGCATAGCGCGCAAAATCGTCGTAGTGCGGCGGATCGAGGAAGCGATCGGTGCTGCGGCGCGGACGCGCCCAGGCCGGTACGATGTCCAACCGCGCGATGATCTGCAGCCCTTGCCGGCGCGCGTGCGCCACCAGCAGGTCCGCGCCGCGCCAGTCGAAGGAGCGGCGACCACGGGGCTGCACATAGGCCCACGGAAACAGATCGACAACCCAGGCCGCGCCCATCTCGCGCACCTGCGACAGCTCACGCTGCAGCAGCGCTTCGTCCTCGGTGCCGCTCAGGCGCAGGTGCACCCCGATCTTGGGATTGGCGGTGACGACCTGCTGCTGGGGACCGAGCCGTGGCGGCGGGTAGGTGCGCGGCGTCAGCAGCTGCGCAGCGCCGGTCACCAGCGCGCACGCGATCAGTATGGCACGCCAGACACGCATGGCTCTATCCTACCATGCTGCGCGTGCGGCGCAGGCGTATCCCTGGGCCATGGGCGTCGTTCATCTTCATTGAAGGGCATTCAAGGGCGCGTTGCTGCCCACCACTGGGGGCTGGTGCGGCCAACACCAACGGCCAGCGGGGGATAGCCCGATTAGCCTATTGATTCGCGCAACCGATAGGCCTAAACTCAAGCAGCGGACGACCAAGCAACGAGGGAGGACGGTTGGTCATGAGCACCTTTTCCCTGCGCGAATTTACCCCATCAACGTCGGCGAGCGCGTCGACGGGTCCGGCCGTGCTACAGCTTCCGCCTGAGCCGGCCACGCTGGCGCAGACCGGCCTGACGATGGGCTTTTTGGCGGAGCTGGCCTTGAAACACATCTACTTCGCCGGCGTGCTGGCCGGTCAGCAACTGGCCGAAGCGCTGCATCTGCCCTTTCTGGGCGTAGTGGACGAGGTGCTGAACTTCCTCAAAGAGGAAGAATATGTGGACATCATGGGCGCGCAGGGCGGCTTCTACGAGCGCTCCTTCCAGTACGTGATCACCGCCAAAGGCCGCGAAAAGGTACACGAGGTGCTGGATCGCTCGCAGTATGCCGGGCCTGCGCCGGTGCCGCTGCAGGCCTACATCGAGGCGGTCAAGCGCCAGTCGATCGGCCAGATGGTGATCGACCAGCAGACCATCCGCCGCGCCTTCGAGGGCCTGGTGATCAGCGACAAACTGCTGGACCAGATCGGGCCGGCGGCCAACTCAGCGCGCTCGCTGTTTCTGTACGGCCCGCCCGGCAACGGCAAAACCACCATCGCTGAGGGCATTGCGCGCATCATGCAGGGCCAGGTGATCGTGCCCTATGCCGTGGAAGTCGATGGCCAGGTGATCAAGGTCTTCGATCCGCTCAATCACCAGCCCATCCCCCAGCCCGCATCCGCGCCCGCAGCGAGCGGTGTGCTGCTCGATCCGCTGGTTAACGAGGCCCAGCCGCGCGTCGATAGCCGCTGGGTGCTGTGCCGCCGGCCGGTGGTGGTCGTCGGCGGCGAGCTGATCCTGCAGCAACTCGAACTGATCTTCGATCCGGTAGCCAAGGTCTATGAAGCGCCCTACCAGATGAAGGCCAATGGCGGCGTGTTCCTGATCGACGACTTCGGTCGCCAGCAGTGCCGTCCGCAGGACCTCCTCAACCGCTGGATCGTGCCGCTGGAGAAGCGTGTGGACTACTTGGCGCTTCAGACCGGCAAGAAGCTGGAGATCCCCTTCGATGTGCTGATCATCTTTTCCACCAACCTCGATCCCAAGCAGTTGGTGGATGATGCCTTTCTGCGCCGCATCCGCCATAAGATCGAGGTGCCCAATCCATCACCGGCGGAGTACCGTGAAATCTTCCGCCTGGTATGCAAAAGCAAGAACATCCCCTACAGCGACGAGGGTCTGCGCTACCTGCTACAGGAGCACTACATCAAGGTGGGCCGCGAACTGCGCTGCTGCCACCCGCGCGACCTGTGCGATCAGATCCTCGATGAGGCGCGCTACCGCTCGATCCCTCCGCAGATGACCAAGGAACTGATCGACCGCGCCTGTAGTGCCTACTTCGTCAAACTCTGAGCGCCATCCCGGGCGCAGTGCTGGATGGCTGCGCCCTTTGGCCTGCTGGTCGCGCGCCGATCTGCCCATGCGTGGACAGACCTTGTGGGTCTGGTTGCGCGCGGCGTGGCGTGCGACGATCCCCCCAGCAGCGCCGCGCGTCTGGCGCTGGCCGCCTGGCGCTGCCAGGCTGTGCGCCCGCGATCGTTGAGTACCTGGGAGTTGTTGCCATGTCCTTGCTGAAGCGTCTTGGTTCCGAATCCGCAGCGACGGTGAGTCCTCCCGCGCCGACGCCGGTAGCTTCCCCAGCAGCCGCGCCGCCGGCGCCACCGGCGACACCCGTGGCCGGCCCGGTGGTGAGTGGCCCCAGCGAGACGGCCAGCCGCGCCCGCATGCTGGAACTATCGCTGGCGCTGACCGACCGCATTCTGGCCTCGTTCGGCTCGCAGACGCAACTAGAGCGCACGCCCGAAACCGAGCGCCTGATTCAGGAGCGCTTCGCCGTTCTGTACCGTCAAACCGGCGCCAACCTGTCGCAGGAGCAGATCAAAGCGCTCTACGGCATGGTGCTGACCGAGATCTTCGGCTTCGGGCCGATCCAGGCCCTGCTCGACGACGACACCATCACCGAAGTGATGGTCAACGGTCCGCATCGCGTGTACATCGAGCGCAAGGGCAAGGTCGAGCTGAGCGATGTACAGTTCCTCAACGACGACCATGTGCTCAAGATCATCGACCGCATCATCCGCCCGCTGGGCCGGCGCATCGATCGCAAGTGGCCGATGGTGGACGCGCGCCTGCCCGACGGTTCGCGCGTCAACGCGATCATCCCGCCCTGCGCCATCGACGGGCCGTCGATCACCATCCGCAAGTTCAGCAAGACCAAACTACAGGTCGAAGACCTAATTCGCTTCGGCTCGATGACGCAGGAGATGGCCGAGTTTCTGCGTGCCTGCGTTGTCTCCAAGCTCAACATCGTCGTGTCGGGCGGCACCGGCTCCGGTAAGACCACGCTGCTCAACGTGCTGAGCAACTTCATCCCGCCCGAAGACCGCATCGTGACGATCGAGGACTCGGCCGAGCTGAAGCTGGCGCAGGATCACGTGGTGCGCTTGGAGGCCAAGCCCGCCGACCTGGACGGCACCGGCCGCGTGGCGATCCGCGATCTGGTGATCAACGCGCTGCGTATGCGTCCCGAGCGCGTCGTGATTGGCGAGTGCCGCGGCGGCGAAGCGCTGGATATGCTCCAGGCGATGAACACCGGCCACGACGGCTCGTTGACCACGCTGCACGCCAACTCGCCGCGCGACGCGATCGCGCGCATGGAGACGATGTGTATGATGGCCGGCATGGATCTGCCGGTGGCGGTGATCCGCGAGCAGATCGCCTCGGCGATCGACCTGATCGTGCAGCAGACGCGTCTGCGCGACGGCTCGCGCAAGATCAGCGCCATCACCGAGGTCCAGGGCATGGAGAGCGGCACGGTCGTGTTGCAGGACATCTTCGTGCTCGAAGAAAAGGGCCTGACGCCCGATGGTCGCGTGATTGCCGAGCTGCGGCCTACCGGCGTGCGGCCCAAGTTCACGCCGCGCCTGGAAGCCAACGGCTTCAAGCTGCCGCCGTCGATCTTCGGCGCGGTGCTGCCAGGGCGGCGCTAGCGCATGCCGGTGGGGATGCGCCGCGCATCCCCACCGCGGGGGCGTGATGGCGGGAGGATGTGTGGCGAGGCAGGCTCCCAGCAGGCCGCCGGCTGCGCCGCAGGACGCGGCTGCCCCGGCCCGTGCCGAAGGGGCATGGTATAATCCGCCGCAGCAAGCGACGGACAGAAGCGTGACAACCATTCCCCGCAAAATCGGCAACTACCAGCTCGAGCACGAACTCGGACGGGGCGCAACCAGCGTCGTCTGGCTGGGCCGCCACCGCTTTCTGCATGAGCGCGCCGTAGCGGTCAAGCTGTTGCTGAGCCACGACGAGGAGAGCGTGCTGCGCTTCTCGCGCGAAGCCGAGATCACCAGCCAGTTGCGCCACCCGCACATCATCGAAATCTTCGACCATGCTACGCCCGAGACCGGCTTTCCCTATACGGTGATGGAACTGATCGGGGGCGGCTCGCTGCGCGATCGCGTCGAAAAAGTGGGCCGCCTGCCGTTGCGCGAGGCGATCACTATCTTTCGGCAGATCGGCTCGGCGCTCGACTATGCCCACAGCCGCGGCATTGTGCACCGCGATGTGTCGCCCGGCAACATCCTGCTCGACGCGACCGGCAACCGCGCCGTGCTAACCGATTTCGGCATTGCGCGCGTGCCGAACCAGCGCCACACCAGCACCGACCTGATCATGGGCACGCCCGGCTTCTTCTCGCCGGAGCATGCCCAGTCGGCGACAGCGGTCACGCCGCTCTCCGATCTGTTCAGCCTGGGCGTGATCCTCTACTACATGCTCACCGGCGAGCTGCCCTGGGAGACGCCGCCGCAGCATCCCGACTATCGCTTCGATGACGTGCTGTCGCTGGCCTACCGCGGCGTGGAGCTGCCGCTGGAGGTCGAGCGCATTGTCCAGACCATGCTGGCGCGCGATCCACGCAAGCGCTTTCCCAGTGCCGGCGCGGCGTTACAGGCGTTGGAACGGGCACTGGCGCGCGCGGGCATCATGCTGGAGGATCAGCCGCTGGCGCTGTCGGAGGAGATGGCGGTGCGCGCGATCAACACTGCGCCCGGCTTCCAAAGCCGTGGATTGATCGAGAGCGAGGTCGAGCAAGTGCTGGCGGTCGATCTGCTGCGCGAGCCGTTCGAGCGCGCGCGCGAGCGGGCCGAAGCTCTGCGCGATCCCCTGCGTATCGCCCAGCTCCTCGACGCCTGGAGTCGCCAGGGCGGACGGCTGGAGTTTCGGCGTGCCCACTTGGGGCGCATCGTCAACCTGCGCCGGGTGGAAAGCCGAAATGTCTATTTCTACCGCTTGGATGTGGTACTGGAAACGCGCAGTCAGCCGCAGGAGGTCGAGGAGCCGGATGCGGATGCGCCCGAACTGCCGGTGCGCCGCGAGACGCCGCTGTGGCAGGTCCAGCTTCCGCCGCCAACCGAGTTCAAAGACGATCCGGGACGCGCCGAGATTGTGCCTGGTTCCGAGCGGGTGATCATCTGTCCGCGCTGCGAGGGCGGTGGCTATGAGCTGTGTCCGGAGTGCAAGGGCGCGCGGCGCGTGTTGGTCAGCCGACCGGTGACGATGGGCGAGGGTGATGGTGTGGCACTGCACGCGCAGCAGGCCGGGCCGTCGGCTGTGGACGCTGCCACGACGCAGGTACGCCAGGTGCTGGTGCCCTGTACTGCCTGCACCGGCACAGGACAGCTCACCTGCTCGCGCTGCCACGGCGCCGGACGCCTGGTGCAGCGCAAGGCTTTTGAATGGCGTCGGCGCGCCGCTAGTTTCTCCAGCCACGACGACCTGCCGCATCTGGACGAGGCGCGTCTCCGCAACCAGGTCAGGTTGACCGAGATCTACCACGAGCGGCGGCAGGGTGGGTGGAAGCGCGAATGGCTGGCCGTGCCGGGCCTCAAAAGCCTGATCGAGAGGGTGCAGCAGGAACAGGACGCCCACACGCAGGTGGTGCTCTGCGAAGTGGCGATCCAGATGATTCCGTACACCGAGGTGTACGTCGATCTGGGCCACAACGAGGTAGCCGTTGAGGGCGAGGCCCCCGACCGTCGCGGTGACGACACCGTCCACTTGGTGCAGATCTACGGCTTCGAGAACCACATCAACGTTGGCCCCTTCGCCTACGACGGGCCGCGCAAGCTGCTCTTCATCTGGAGTGCGTTTGCCACGCTCGCCGCGCTGTTGCTGCTGCTGGCGGCCCTGGCCCCGCTGTTGCTCTGAAGCTGCTCCTGACGATACTCGCGCTCCTGGCGCGTGGTATGCTACACCACAGAAGCATGGCGTGAGCAAGATGTTGATGGAACGGTACACAGCGCTGGCAGCGGGGTTGGTGCGGCGTGCCAGAGTTCGTGGCTGGAGCTGGCCGGGCCGTTGGCCGCGGCTGGAGGCAGCAATCGCCGCCGGTGCAATCTGCGGGGTGGGCGCGCGCTACCTCCTGGGCACGCTGATCGGCGGGCTGTGGAGTGGGCGTCTGCCACTGGGTACCCTGCTGATCAATCTGCTCGGCTGCCTGCTGATCGGGCTGGTGCAGACGCTGGCGCTAGAGTTGATCGCCATGCCGCGCGAACTGCAGGTCTTGCTGGCGGTCGGGCTGCTGGGCGGCTTCACCACCTTCTCCTCGTTTAGCGTCGAAACGGTGCAGCTGCTGCGTCAGGGGGCGCTGCTGACGGCGCTGGCCTACCAGATGCTCTCGCTGGGCAGTGGCCTGCCGGCGGTGGTGTTGGGTAGCGCACTGGCGCGTTGGGCCCATCTCCGGTGTGTGCGCGGGAGGCGGCGATGATCGGCTGGATGCTACTGGGCGGTATTGCTGGCGCGCTAGCGCGCTACCACGGCGCACGCGTAATCCAGGCGCGTGTCGCGGGAAGCTTTCCGTTGGGTACGCTGCTGATCAACCTGAGCGGCTGTTGGGGGTTGGGCTTGCTGACCGGCTTGCTCGCCAGTCATCCCGCCTGGCCGGCTGATGGCTGGCGCCTGGTGCTGGGCGTGGGCTTTTTCGGCGGTTACACCACCTTCTCATCGTTTGCCTGGGAGACGGCGCAGCTCTGGCGTCAGGGGCAGCGCCGAGCTGCCGGGCTGAACCTGGCAGCCCAGGCCGGCCTGGGCGCGCTGCTGGCGGCAGCTGGCCTGCTGCTCGGCCTGCACTGGCCTTGGTGAGGTGCGCGATGGAGCCCATAGTCGAAATGCAACAGGTGCAGATCTTTACGCTGGAGAGCGCGCAGTGGCATGGTGAGCCACTCTACCTGGCGCTGCTCCAGCTGCTGCGGCGGCAGGGTGCCGCCGGCGCGACGGTGGTGCGCGGGCTGGCCGGTTTCGGCGCGCATCACCATCTGCATCGCGCAACGCTAGTCGAACTGGGCGCCGATCTGCCGCTGATCGTGATCTGGGTGGATCGCGCCGAGCGGGTGGCGCGCCTCCTGCCGCAAGTCCAGGCGATGGTCGGCGACGGGCTGATCACGGTCGCGCCCGTGACGGCCTACCAGCCCGCGCCGCCGATGCTGGCCGAGCTCCCCGCCGACCTGCGCGTGCGTGATGTGATGACGCGCGAGGTGGTCACGGCCCGGCCCGACACGCCGCTCAGCGAGCTGGCCGACCTGTTGCTACAGGGTGGTGTGCGCAGCGTGCCGATCGTTGATGACGGGCGGCGCGTCGTTGGCATCGTCACCGACGGCGACCTGCTGCGCCGCGGGCAGATGGCCTTGCCCCTGAGCATTCGCGAGGCGCTCACCGACGCCGAGGTGGCGGCGGCGGTGCCTCCCAGCGCTGGCCGCGCCGCCGAGATTATGACCCGCGAGGTGGTCTGCGCGCGCGACGATCTGCCGCTGCCGGCGCTGGTGGAGTTGCTGGCGCGGCATGGCTTCAAACGGCTGCCGGTGGTGGATCGCGATGGTCGTCTGGTGGGCATCGTCAGTCGCGCCGATGTGTTGCAGACGGTGGCGCATGTCGCGCCGGTAGTCGCGCCGCGGCTTTTCACCGGTCGGGCACAGCGCGTCGCCGAGGTGATGCAGCGCGAGGTCGCCACCGTGCGGCCCGACACGTCGCTGGTTGCTGTGGTCGAAGCGCTGGCCCAGATCGAGCAGCGGCGCGTGGTGGTCGTCGATGAACAGCGCCATGTGCTGGGGATCATCACCGATGGCGATGTGATCCGCCGCGCGACGGCCGAGGAGCGTCCCGGCATCGTGCAGCGCATGCTGGAACGCCTGCGTGGACAGGCCGGCGCCGGGCAACGGCAGTTGGTCGTCTCGGGCCGTCGCGCGGCGGATGTGATGACGGCGCCGGTGATCACCATCCATGCCGACGCGACGCCGCACGAGGCGATCCGCCTGATGTGGCGCCATCGCGTCAAGCGCCTGCCGGTGGTCGATCAGCAGGGGCGCCTGGTGGGCCTGATCGGGCGCGCTGGCGCGCTGCGGGCGCTGGCGCAGGATCAGCCCTCGGTTGGGGCTCCAGCCTAGCGCTCGCAGCCAACGCCATCGCGATCGCTATCCAGCCGATGCGGATCGGGCGGCAGCACGCGGAAGCGGCGGAAGGGCAGCTCGCCACAGTCCAGATCGGGCGGTGGTGGCGGAATGCACACGTCCGGGTAGCTGGGATGGCAACGGCTGCCCGACGGCGATGACGGCGGCGATGGGATTGGAATCGGCCCCGCTCCGGCCACCGGCGTCGGCACGGGCCCCGGCGCGGGACGGTCGCTATCACCGTTGCAGGTTGCCGGCGACCAGAGGCCCAGCTCGAGCCGGCGGGCGCGCGCTTCGGCGGCGCGGAAGATAGCCTGGTATTTGTAGGGCTGCGCGTACGTGTACTCGTGGGCATAGCCCTGCGCGATCAGCTCCAGATTGACCAGCCGTCCATCCGGTAGCCAGACGTAGCGCAGGATGCGTCCATAGCGATCGCGTGTCTCCTGGCTGGGATCGTCCTCCAGCAGCACGCGCTGGCCATCCAGCAGCCGGCGCGTCATGGCCGCGGCTTCCCGGCCAAAGCACTCCACCGGCCGGCGCGGATCGACCGTTTCCGGCGTATCGATACCGATCATGCGCAGGCGTTCGCGCACGGCGCCGAGTTGCACCTCAATGGTATCGCCATCGATCACCGCGACGACGCGCGCGCTGGGGAGTCCGGCGGGCGGTTGGGGGTAGTCCGCCGCGGGCGGCACGGGCGCGGTGGCGTGTAGCTCGTTGCCCAACAGGCCCAACAGCACCTTGTAGGGCTCGGGGTTGGTGGGATGCCATTCGAAGCGCGCGCGCTCGAACCACTGCGTCAGCACCGTGTCGCCGCTGCTGTTGGTCTCCATGCGCGCCGGCGAGATCGGGTAGCCGAAGAGCGCCAGCGACTCGCGCTCGCTGATGCCGCGGTCGCCCAGCTCCAGCCCATGCGTGCGCCAGTACTGCCAAAACGGCTCGAAACTAATCGCCTGGCCCGTCTGCGGGAAGTAGTGCGGGTCGCTGGGGTTGGCCTTGGGCAGTGTCTGCCAGTCGATGCCGAGCTGCTGCAGCCGCTCGACGCCCAGACGGCCCAGCAGCACATCGTAGGGCGTGGCGTTCTCGGGGTGCAGCTCGAAGCGGTTGCGCTCCATCCACTGCGTCACGTAGGTCTGGCCGGTGTCGCGGTTGAGCGCCGGCGCCTGGGCGCTGATCGGGAAGCCGAAGACCGGCAGCCCGCCGTTCTGCTCCCAGTACTGGCGGAAGCGTCCGGCGAGGCACTGGCCGGTCTGCGCGAAGCAGACATGATCGCGCTGGCCCATGGCCTCGGGCACAAGCGCCGCGCCCAGCGCCAGCAGGGCGGCCAGCAGGGTCAGCACAGGTCG encodes:
- a CDS encoding CpaF family protein, giving the protein MSLLKRLGSESAATVSPPAPTPVASPAAAPPAPPATPVAGPVVSGPSETASRARMLELSLALTDRILASFGSQTQLERTPETERLIQERFAVLYRQTGANLSQEQIKALYGMVLTEIFGFGPIQALLDDDTITEVMVNGPHRVYIERKGKVELSDVQFLNDDHVLKIIDRIIRPLGRRIDRKWPMVDARLPDGSRVNAIIPPCAIDGPSITIRKFSKTKLQVEDLIRFGSMTQEMAEFLRACVVSKLNIVVSGGTGSGKTTLLNVLSNFIPPEDRIVTIEDSAELKLAQDHVVRLEAKPADLDGTGRVAIRDLVINALRMRPERVVIGECRGGEALDMLQAMNTGHDGSLTTLHANSPRDAIARMETMCMMAGMDLPVAVIREQIASAIDLIVQQTRLRDGSRKISAITEVQGMESGTVVLQDIFVLEEKGLTPDGRVIAELRPTGVRPKFTPRLEANGFKLPPSIFGAVLPGRR
- a CDS encoding protein kinase domain-containing protein — translated: MTTIPRKIGNYQLEHELGRGATSVVWLGRHRFLHERAVAVKLLLSHDEESVLRFSREAEITSQLRHPHIIEIFDHATPETGFPYTVMELIGGGSLRDRVEKVGRLPLREAITIFRQIGSALDYAHSRGIVHRDVSPGNILLDATGNRAVLTDFGIARVPNQRHTSTDLIMGTPGFFSPEHAQSATAVTPLSDLFSLGVILYYMLTGELPWETPPQHPDYRFDDVLSLAYRGVELPLEVERIVQTMLARDPRKRFPSAGAALQALERALARAGIMLEDQPLALSEEMAVRAINTAPGFQSRGLIESEVEQVLAVDLLREPFERARERAEALRDPLRIAQLLDAWSRQGGRLEFRRAHLGRIVNLRRVESRNVYFYRLDVVLETRSQPQEVEEPDADAPELPVRRETPLWQVQLPPPTEFKDDPGRAEIVPGSERVIICPRCEGGGYELCPECKGARRVLVSRPVTMGEGDGVALHAQQAGPSAVDAATTQVRQVLVPCTACTGTGQLTCSRCHGAGRLVQRKAFEWRRRAASFSSHDDLPHLDEARLRNQVRLTEIYHERRQGGWKREWLAVPGLKSLIERVQQEQDAHTQVVLCEVAIQMIPYTEVYVDLGHNEVAVEGEAPDRRGDDTVHLVQIYGFENHINVGPFAYDGPRKLLFIWSAFATLAALLLLLAALAPLLL
- the crcB gene encoding fluoride efflux transporter CrcB; its protein translation is MERYTALAAGLVRRARVRGWSWPGRWPRLEAAIAAGAICGVGARYLLGTLIGGLWSGRLPLGTLLINLLGCLLIGLVQTLALELIAMPRELQVLLAVGLLGGFTTFSSFSVETVQLLRQGALLTALAYQMLSLGSGLPAVVLGSALARWAHLRCVRGRRR
- the crcB gene encoding fluoride efflux transporter CrcB; this encodes MIGWMLLGGIAGALARYHGARVIQARVAGSFPLGTLLINLSGCWGLGLLTGLLASHPAWPADGWRLVLGVGFFGGYTTFSSFAWETAQLWRQGQRRAAGLNLAAQAGLGALLAAAGLLLGLHWPW
- a CDS encoding DUF190 domain-containing protein; the protein is MEPIVEMQQVQIFTLESAQWHGEPLYLALLQLLRRQGAAGATVVRGLAGFGAHHHLHRATLVELGADLPLIVIWVDRAERVARLLPQVQAMVGDGLITVAPVTAYQPAPPMLAELPADLRVRDVMTREVVTARPDTPLSELADLLLQGGVRSVPIVDDGRRVVGIVTDGDLLRRGQMALPLSIREALTDAEVAAAVPPSAGRAAEIMTREVVCARDDLPLPALVELLARHGFKRLPVVDRDGRLVGIVSRADVLQTVAHVAPVVAPRLFTGRAQRVAEVMQREVATVRPDTSLVAVVEALAQIEQRRVVVVDEQRHVLGIITDGDVIRRATAEERPGIVQRMLERLRGQAGAGQRQLVVSGRRAADVMTAPVITIHADATPHEAIRLMWRHRVKRLPVVDQQGRLVGLIGRAGALRALAQDQPSVGAPA